One Serpentinicella alkaliphila DNA segment encodes these proteins:
- a CDS encoding YitT family protein, with the protein MNNKKYNIVVDYIGITFGCALIAFALNFFLKPHTIAPGGVTGLAIIIEKLTGLPIDITNLVFNIPLFLMGSVVLGKAFGFKTAFATVTLSGFIRLFIIIFGKGAMITHDLLLATIYGGIVLGLGLGIVFRFGATTGGTDLAGAILNRRFPSFSIAKIMMLLDLMVVTFAGIVDRNIETSLYSVIALYILVKLADFIVEGLNYAKAFYIICNNPQEVGEKILQELGRGVTSLYGRGLYTGNKRDVLLCVVNRVEVAKLKQLVYDMDDKAFIMVTTVHEVLGEGFKEIKK; encoded by the coding sequence TTGAATAATAAAAAATATAATATTGTGGTGGATTATATTGGAATAACCTTTGGTTGTGCATTAATAGCTTTTGCATTAAACTTTTTTTTGAAGCCCCATACAATCGCTCCCGGTGGAGTTACTGGGCTAGCAATAATTATCGAAAAATTGACCGGTTTACCAATTGATATTACGAATTTAGTATTCAATATACCTTTATTTTTAATGGGTTCCGTAGTTTTAGGAAAGGCATTTGGATTTAAAACAGCCTTTGCTACAGTTACGCTATCAGGCTTTATTCGTCTTTTCATAATTATTTTTGGAAAAGGGGCAATGATTACACACGATTTACTTTTAGCTACAATCTATGGGGGGATAGTCCTCGGACTAGGTCTAGGAATAGTCTTTAGGTTTGGTGCGACTACTGGTGGTACAGATTTAGCAGGAGCAATTTTGAATAGACGTTTTCCATCTTTTAGTATAGCAAAAATAATGATGTTACTAGATTTAATGGTGGTTACTTTTGCTGGAATAGTAGATAGAAATATAGAAACTTCACTCTATTCTGTAATAGCCTTATACATATTAGTAAAACTTGCGGATTTTATAGTAGAAGGTCTTAATTATGCTAAAGCATTTTATATTATTTGTAATAATCCTCAGGAGGTTGGGGAAAAGATATTACAAGAACTAGGTAGAGGGGTTACTTCATTATATGGTCGTGGCCTTTATACAGGTAATAAACGGGACGTATTACTCTGTGTAGTTAACCGAGTTGAGGTTGCAAAGCTTAAACAACTAGTTTATGATATGGATGATAAAGCTTTTATTATGGTTACAACTGTTCACGAGGTTTTAGGTGAAGGGTTTAAAGAAATAAAAAAGTAG
- a CDS encoding SDR family NAD(P)-dependent oxidoreductase, translating into MKAIIIGASSGIGRELAKILSKNNCSVGLAARNIEKLVELQKELPGYSYVRAIDVTHNSDAREKLHELIDELGGLDLIVIGSGVGYTSPIPDSWECDKKAVEVNVCGFMVIADEALKYFIKQGFGHIVGVSSVINERRNGTAPAFNASKVFVANYLEGIRQKVNSIGAKIFVTDIRPGLVNNDEVVKKDGLFLGIPPEKAASQVYKAIVKKKKYVYITKRWSFLSWMLRLFS; encoded by the coding sequence ATGAAGGCGATTATTATTGGAGCTAGTTCTGGTATTGGTAGAGAATTAGCTAAAATTTTATCTAAAAATAACTGTAGCGTAGGTTTAGCTGCTAGAAATATAGAAAAACTTGTAGAATTACAAAAAGAGCTACCTGGGTATTCCTATGTTAGGGCTATTGATGTTACACATAATTCAGATGCCAGAGAAAAGCTACACGAGCTTATTGACGAGCTAGGAGGATTAGACTTAATTGTTATAGGTTCAGGTGTTGGATATACAAGTCCGATTCCCGATAGCTGGGAGTGTGATAAAAAAGCAGTTGAAGTAAATGTTTGTGGGTTTATGGTTATAGCCGATGAAGCCTTGAAATATTTTATAAAGCAAGGATTTGGACATATTGTTGGTGTATCTTCTGTCATAAATGAACGAAGAAATGGCACTGCACCAGCATTTAATGCTTCAAAAGTTTTTGTTGCTAATTATCTGGAAGGTATTAGGCAAAAAGTAAATAGTATTGGTGCAAAAATATTTGTAACAGATATAAGACCTGGTTTGGTTAATAATGATGAAGTTGTAAAAAAAGATGGCCTGTTTTTAGGTATTCCACCTGAAAAAGCAGCTAGTCAGGTTTATAAAGCCATTGTTAAAAAGAAAAAGTATGTTTATATAACGAAAAGGTGGAGTTTTTTATCCTGGATGTTAAGACTATTTTCATAG
- the pgeF gene encoding peptidoglycan editing factor PgeF, whose translation MKLKSEKLTIVQKGEVVYFTFPHFDKYNFVKHGFTSKKGGVSDGIYESLNLNFSVGDEHHNVIENYKIIAKALNINFENLVLSNQIHESEIKCVNKSDRGKGITQSRDYEGVDGLITNEPEVALVTLYADCVPLFFLDPVKRVVGLAHAGWKGTVKEIGRKMVDRLVNQYGSNKEDILVGIGPSIGDCCYEVGEEVAQQFKRIKASGNNVFKKGNLKYMLDLWSINKDILIRSGIKENNIVVTDICTNCNKDYLFSHRGHHGKRGGMAAIIQLEVE comes from the coding sequence ATGAAGTTAAAGAGTGAAAAATTAACTATTGTACAAAAAGGGGAAGTAGTATACTTTACATTTCCTCATTTTGATAAGTATAACTTTGTGAAACATGGTTTCACTAGTAAAAAAGGTGGAGTAAGTGATGGTATTTATGAGTCATTGAACCTGAATTTTTCTGTCGGAGATGAGCACCATAATGTTATCGAAAATTATAAAATCATAGCTAAGGCTTTAAATATAAACTTTGAAAATCTGGTACTGTCCAATCAAATACATGAATCTGAAATTAAATGCGTTAATAAAAGCGATAGGGGAAAAGGGATAACTCAGAGTCGAGATTATGAAGGTGTTGATGGTTTAATTACAAATGAACCAGAAGTGGCGCTAGTCACATTATATGCAGACTGTGTTCCTTTATTTTTCTTAGACCCGGTTAAAAGAGTTGTTGGGTTAGCTCATGCAGGTTGGAAAGGTACTGTTAAGGAAATAGGACGAAAAATGGTAGATAGGTTAGTTAACCAATATGGAAGCAATAAAGAAGATATACTGGTAGGTATAGGACCATCTATTGGTGATTGTTGCTATGAAGTAGGAGAAGAGGTTGCACAACAGTTTAAAAGAATAAAAGCAAGTGGTAATAATGTTTTTAAAAAAGGTAATCTCAAATATATGTTAGACCTATGGTCTATAAACAAAGATATACTGATTCGATCTGGTATAAAAGAAAATAACATAGTTGTAACAGACATTTGTACTAATTGTAATAAAGACTATCTTTTTTCACATAGGGGTCATCATGGTAAAAGAGGAGGTATGGCCGCTATTATTCAGTTGGAAGTAGAATAG
- a CDS encoding transketolase family protein: MSKIATRDAYGEALVELGEKNESVVVLDADLSKSTKTAGFAKKYKERFFNVGIAEQNLIGISAGLAAVGKVPFASTFAMFATGRAFEVIRNSVGYPKLNVKICATHAGLTVGEDGASHQSLEDIACMRAIPNMTVIVPADGVETKMAIHAIADYNGPVYVRLGRSAVPVINDESTYKFEIGKGSLLKEGSEVTIIATGIMVSEALEASKELESKGVSVRVINIHTIKPIDKDIIIKAAQETGAIVTAEEHNIIGGLGSAVAEVISENYPALLKRIGTNDTFGESGSPNDLLKKYGLTKDNIVKAVEEIIVKKGVK, from the coding sequence ATGAGTAAAATTGCAACAAGGGATGCTTATGGGGAGGCACTAGTAGAATTAGGTGAAAAAAATGAAAGTGTTGTTGTTTTAGATGCTGATTTATCTAAATCTACTAAAACTGCAGGGTTTGCTAAAAAATATAAAGAGAGATTTTTTAATGTAGGGATAGCAGAGCAAAACTTAATCGGTATTTCTGCTGGTTTAGCTGCCGTCGGCAAGGTACCATTTGCTAGTACCTTTGCCATGTTTGCCACTGGTAGAGCCTTTGAAGTAATACGTAATTCTGTAGGCTACCCTAAACTAAATGTTAAAATATGTGCAACACATGCAGGTTTAACTGTTGGTGAAGACGGTGCGTCTCATCAATCTTTAGAGGATATTGCTTGTATGAGAGCTATACCAAATATGACAGTTATAGTACCTGCAGATGGAGTAGAGACAAAAATGGCGATTCATGCAATAGCTGATTATAACGGACCAGTATATGTTAGACTTGGTAGATCCGCAGTGCCTGTAATAAATGATGAAAGTACATATAAGTTTGAAATTGGAAAAGGAAGCTTACTTAAAGAGGGTTCGGAGGTAACAATAATAGCAACAGGTATAATGGTTAGCGAGGCTTTAGAAGCGAGTAAAGAGCTTGAAAGCAAAGGTGTTTCAGTAAGAGTAATAAATATTCATACTATAAAGCCAATCGATAAAGATATTATTATAAAAGCTGCACAAGAAACAGGTGCGATAGTTACGGCTGAAGAACATAATATTATAGGTGGTCTTGGTTCTGCAGTAGCTGAAGTAATTTCAGAAAACTATCCTGCTCTGTTAAAAAGAATAGGTACAAATGATACATTTGGGGAGTCTGGTAGTCCAAATGATTTACTAAAAAAATATGGTTTAACAAAAGACAATATTGTTAAAGCAGTAGAAGAGATAATTGTCAAAAAAGGAGTTAAATAA
- a CDS encoding transketolase: protein MNEQVVVLQEKANIIRKHIIEMLHESASGHPGGSLSAADILAVLYFDEMKVDSNNPKWEDRDRFVLSKGHAAPVLYATLAEKGFFQKEELMRLRKIDSMLQGHPDMKGTPGVEMSTGSLGQGFSASIGMALSAKLDKKEFRVYTLLGDGELQEGIVWEAAMAAAHYKLDNLTAIVDYNQLQIDGFNKDIMGVDPVGDKFKAFGWNVIEVDGHSIEDLLNALKEAKKVLGMPTVLVAKTVKGKGVSFMENAVDWHGTAPTLEHKTKALIELGGE, encoded by the coding sequence TTGAACGAACAAGTAGTAGTACTACAAGAAAAGGCTAATATAATTAGAAAACATATTATTGAAATGCTACATGAGTCAGCCTCTGGGCATCCAGGAGGATCCCTTTCAGCTGCAGATATTTTAGCCGTACTTTATTTTGATGAAATGAAAGTTGATTCTAATAATCCAAAATGGGAAGATAGAGACCGCTTTGTATTATCCAAAGGCCATGCTGCACCTGTATTATATGCTACTTTAGCAGAAAAAGGTTTTTTCCAAAAAGAAGAGTTAATGAGACTTAGAAAAATAGACTCTATGTTGCAAGGACATCCAGATATGAAAGGTACTCCAGGTGTTGAAATGTCTACGGGATCCTTAGGTCAAGGTTTTTCTGCATCGATTGGAATGGCTTTATCTGCTAAATTAGATAAAAAAGAATTTAGAGTGTATACACTACTCGGTGACGGAGAATTACAAGAGGGAATAGTTTGGGAGGCCGCTATGGCTGCAGCTCACTATAAACTGGATAATCTTACAGCTATAGTAGACTATAATCAGCTCCAAATTGATGGTTTTAATAAAGATATAATGGGTGTAGACCCAGTTGGAGATAAATTTAAAGCCTTTGGATGGAATGTAATAGAAGTTGATGGACATTCAATTGAAGACTTATTAAATGCTCTTAAAGAGGCAAAAAAAGTGCTAGGTATGCCTACTGTACTTGTAGCGAAAACCGTAAAGGGTAAAGGTGTTTCCTTTATGGAAAATGCTGTTGATTGGCACGGGACTGCCCCAACATTAGAACACAAAACAAAAGCACTTATAGAATTAGGAGGTGAGTAG
- a CDS encoding WecB/TagA/CpsF family glycosyltransferase: MKKQVDILGVPVDMVSRSEAIEEIKKLIETPGLSSVFTPNPEMIMLAQEDEEFLSILKNADLVLPDGIGLLIASKIKGLGLTERVTGIDTMNSLLEYCGRESKTIYLLGGKPGVPDLACKNIENRFTGIKIGGFHDGYFTKDEESGIVNEINSINPDILFVCLGAPKQEKWISQYKHLLKCNLAMGVGGSVDIYAGTAKRAPKIFQKLGMEWFYRLAKEPWRYKRMMSLPRFILKILK, encoded by the coding sequence ATGAAAAAACAAGTTGATATATTAGGGGTACCTGTAGATATGGTATCAAGAAGTGAGGCCATCGAGGAAATCAAGAAACTAATAGAAACACCAGGATTAAGTAGTGTATTTACACCTAATCCAGAGATGATAATGCTAGCTCAAGAAGATGAGGAATTTTTGAGCATTTTAAAAAATGCAGATTTAGTTCTACCGGATGGAATAGGTCTACTTATAGCCTCTAAAATAAAAGGCCTAGGGTTAACTGAAAGAGTAACGGGTATAGATACAATGAATAGTTTACTTGAATATTGTGGAAGAGAAAGTAAGACAATATATCTATTAGGTGGAAAGCCTGGGGTACCGGATTTAGCATGCAAAAACATAGAAAATAGATTTACTGGTATAAAAATTGGCGGTTTTCATGACGGGTATTTCACCAAGGATGAAGAATCTGGAATTGTAAACGAAATTAATAGTATTAACCCAGATATTCTATTTGTCTGCTTAGGTGCACCAAAGCAAGAAAAGTGGATTTCTCAATACAAGCACTTATTGAAGTGTAATTTAGCAATGGGCGTTGGTGGAAGTGTAGATATTTATGCTGGAACTGCTAAAAGGGCACCAAAAATCTTTCAAAAACTAGGAATGGAGTGGTTCTATAGATTAGCTAAAGAGCCATGGAGATATAAACGTATGATGAGTCTACCTAGATTTATTTTAAAAATTTTAAAATAG